A stretch of the Desulfobacter sp. genome encodes the following:
- a CDS encoding MinD/ParA family protein: protein MDQAKGLRQMARTNAMEKRKASVASQVKTYPRVIAVTSGKGGVGKTNIVGNLAVAMTRMGKRVIIIDADVGLANIDIVFNLRPEYNIRHVVSGEKSIDQVMMKTRHGIGILPGGSGFADLTQLNEGEKLTLLAEFESLADQADIIFLDTGAGISSNVLYFNAASDECLVVATTEPTSITDAYALMKVMSQEYGTRHFKLVVNMVDQESDAKRVYSSLSNALDKFLNQVVLEYAGYIPLDRALQNAVRKRSLLLDAFPGTPAGQAIDAIAKTLIRTGGQSHSDGNLTFFMNRVFEAVE, encoded by the coding sequence GTGGATCAGGCAAAAGGACTTCGACAAATGGCCAGAACCAATGCCATGGAAAAAAGAAAAGCAAGTGTGGCCTCACAGGTGAAAACCTATCCAAGGGTGATTGCCGTAACCAGTGGTAAAGGCGGGGTGGGAAAAACCAATATTGTGGGTAATCTGGCCGTGGCCATGACCCGCATGGGAAAACGGGTGATCATCATTGATGCGGATGTGGGGCTTGCCAATATAGATATTGTGTTCAACCTGAGGCCTGAATACAACATCCGCCATGTGGTCTCAGGAGAAAAATCCATTGACCAGGTCATGATGAAAACCCGTCATGGCATCGGCATTCTTCCCGGGGGGTCCGGTTTTGCCGATCTCACCCAGTTGAACGAGGGGGAAAAACTCACCCTGCTTGCCGAGTTTGAATCCCTGGCAGATCAGGCAGATATAATTTTTCTGGATACGGGTGCAGGGATTTCTTCAAATGTACTCTACTTTAATGCCGCATCTGATGAGTGCCTTGTGGTGGCCACAACCGAGCCCACATCCATTACCGATGCCTATGCCTTGATGAAGGTGATGTCCCAGGAATACGGCACCCGGCATTTTAAACTGGTGGTAAATATGGTAGACCAGGAAAGCGATGCCAAAAGGGTGTACAGCTCTTTGAGCAATGCATTGGATAAATTTTTAAATCAGGTGGTTCTTGAGTATGCAGGATATATCCCCCTTGACCGGGCCCTTCAGAACGCGGTGAGGAAAAGAAGCCTGTTGTTGGATGCCTTTCCCGGGACACCTGCAGGTCAGGCAATCGACGCCATTGCCAAGACCTTGATCCGGACAGGCGGGCAGAGTCACTCCGACGGGAATTTAACATTTTTTATGAACCGGGTGTTTGAGGCTGTTGAATAA
- a CDS encoding protein FlhF: MNKKIFRAANIQEALASVKDEMGSDAMILSTRKIPKSPKNPYGTQMFEVEAGISSPETPDIDLDDLKSDIAEIKDIISIAGFGSGMQPILCRNFEFVGILASLLRSGVSERLAAGLIETAVQSLSADMEQNLRVKAMKKKVMSLCLNRLETQDCFKRNNSSGVLHVAAFVGPTGVGKTTTIAKLAAFLTFNRKMKVGLISIDNYRIGAFEQLKAYAGIMGLLCVPAFSGQDLSCALDRMKSMDMVLIDTAGHSHYDKEKLDEILGLIKNDFKISVHLTLSVTSELINMKEAASAFSVFNPDTYVFTKVDETKRCGKILDQVSDFNMPVSLITNGQKVPEDLIVPEKQQLLKIILRKSPKGD, translated from the coding sequence ATGAATAAGAAAATCTTCCGGGCAGCCAATATCCAGGAGGCCCTTGCCAGTGTTAAAGATGAAATGGGGTCAGATGCCATGATTCTGTCTACCCGAAAGATACCCAAGTCTCCCAAAAATCCCTATGGGACCCAGATGTTTGAGGTGGAAGCCGGGATCAGTTCTCCTGAGACACCGGATATTGATCTGGATGACCTGAAATCAGATATTGCGGAGATTAAGGATATCATATCCATTGCCGGGTTCGGCAGCGGGATGCAGCCGATTTTATGCCGTAACTTTGAATTTGTGGGTATTCTGGCCTCATTGCTTCGCAGCGGTGTGAGTGAGCGACTGGCTGCCGGATTGATCGAAACGGCGGTCCAATCCCTGTCAGCGGATATGGAGCAGAATCTGCGGGTCAAGGCAATGAAGAAAAAAGTAATGTCACTTTGTTTGAACCGGCTGGAAACTCAAGATTGTTTTAAAAGAAACAATAGTTCAGGCGTGCTCCATGTTGCCGCTTTTGTCGGCCCTACCGGGGTGGGCAAGACCACAACCATTGCCAAACTAGCCGCCTTTTTAACCTTTAACCGCAAGATGAAGGTGGGGCTTATTTCCATTGATAACTACAGGATCGGGGCATTTGAACAGCTCAAAGCCTATGCCGGGATCATGGGGCTTTTATGTGTGCCGGCCTTTAGCGGGCAGGATCTGTCCTGTGCCCTGGACCGGATGAAATCCATGGACATGGTGCTCATTGATACGGCAGGACACAGTCATTATGACAAGGAAAAATTAGATGAAATTCTTGGTTTGATTAAAAATGATTTTAAGATCTCGGTTCATTTAACCTTGAGTGTTACTTCTGAATTGATTAATATGAAAGAAGCGGCATCTGCTTTTTCCGTATTTAATCCAGATACCTATGTGTTTACAAAAGTTGATGAAACCAAAAGATGCGGTAAAATTTTGGATCAGGTCAGCGACTTTAACATGCCTGTGTCGCTCATCACAAACGGTCAGAAAGTTCCTGAAGATTTAATTGTTCCGGAAAAACAACAATTATTGAAAATAATCCTTAGAAAAAGCCCCAAAGGAGATTAG